DNA sequence from the Shewanella piezotolerans WP3 genome:
GCGCGAAACAAGGTGCTTTGGCATAATATACTGCAGCGCAATTTTAACTTTATCCAATTTTAAATTCCTTTCTATTCTAGTTCTATTCGTCTGGACCGGCTCTAAAGTGACGAGCATGTCTTTGCTCGTCCAGACTGGCAATGATTTTGTGGTAATTTTGGTATCTATCTTGGCTGATCTCTCCAGCCTCTAATGCTTCTGCTATTGAACAGCCAGGATCATTTAGGTGCTTGCAGTCTCTAAACTTACAGGTTCCCAAATAGTCTCTAAACTCAATAAAGCACTGACCGACTCTTTCTGCAGGCAAATGCCAAAGTGCAAACTCACGAACACCTGGGGAGTCGATTAAATCGCCGCCAGTTGAAATGTGCAGTAGTTTAGCTGTCGTGGTTGTGTGTTGACCAAGACCTGAGTTTTCCGATATATCGCCAGTTAGCAGTTCAGCATCTGGCATCATGGCATTAATCATTGATGATTTACCGACACCGGATTGACCAACAAAAACACTGACCTTACCATCCATTAATTGGTTGATTTGCTCAACGCCTTCGCCTGTTTTACTGCTGACTTTATAGACGTCATAGCCAATATCACGATAACGCTGTAGTGCAGCTTCAATTTCAGGTAGCTCTTCAGGCGTTATCAGGTCAACTTTGTTGAGTACAATAACTGGCGCAATACCGGTATCTTCAGAAGCAACCAAATAACGGTCGATAATCTGTGTGGTAAAGGCAGGCTTTACGGAAGTGACAATGAGGATCTGATCTATGTTGGCGGCAATGATTTTTACACCGTCATACAGATCAGGCCTAGATAGAAGCGAGTGCCTTGGATGGACGGCTTCTACAATCCCTTCAATTCGGCTGGCACCTGACTCACTGGTTAGTGCTAAGCGAACAATGACTTTGTCACCGGTAACTAAGCTTTTAATGTTTCGGCGTATATTACAACGCGCAAGGTGTCCTGTTTCGGTCTCAACATCTGCATGCTGCCCAAAACGAGAAATAATGGTACCAAGCTGCTCTGGCCCTAACGAGTTGTCCTGTAGTTCAGGCGTATTGTCGCTAGGTTCGCTGCTTTGCAATTTCTTTTTTTGGTTGTTACGCATTCTGCGTAACTGACCTTGGCTTAATGGTTTCTTTTTGCTCACGTATTACTCACGTAATTTGCCTTCAATGATAAAGGTGATTTTTTGTCGCTTAAAAAAGCAGTATGATACACCGTCTTAAACAAAAAAGCCTGAATTTAGGCTAACAGGGATTACAGGTCGCGTTATGGCTATAGATGAAAACAACCTTATTTGGGTCGATCTTGAGATGACAGGACTAGAGCCTGCTGTTGATAGGATTATTGAAATTGCGACTATAGTAACCGATAAAGAGTTAAATATTATCGCGCAAGGTCCTGTTATTGCGATTCATCAAACAGAT
Encoded proteins:
- the rsgA gene encoding small ribosomal subunit biogenesis GTPase RsgA — its product is MSKKKPLSQGQLRRMRNNQKKKLQSSEPSDNTPELQDNSLGPEQLGTIISRFGQHADVETETGHLARCNIRRNIKSLVTGDKVIVRLALTSESGASRIEGIVEAVHPRHSLLSRPDLYDGVKIIAANIDQILIVTSVKPAFTTQIIDRYLVASEDTGIAPVIVLNKVDLITPEELPEIEAALQRYRDIGYDVYKVSSKTGEGVEQINQLMDGKVSVFVGQSGVGKSSMINAMMPDAELLTGDISENSGLGQHTTTTAKLLHISTGGDLIDSPGVREFALWHLPAERVGQCFIEFRDYLGTCKFRDCKHLNDPGCSIAEALEAGEISQDRYQNYHKIIASLDEQRHARHFRAGPDE